The nucleotide window TAAAATAAAGATTCCCTGGATAAGTTGACATCCTCCATGGCCTGGATTACATTTCTAATGTAATATTTTAATTTTAGCCTTGAAGAAAATTATTATGAAGATCAAAGAGCTGCAAGCCAGGGTCCGAGAATTATTAAAAAGGCGCCAGGCCATCCTTCTGGCCCATAACTATCAGCGCGCAGAAATACAGGAAATAGCCGACCTTACGGGAGACTCCCTGGGACTCTCCATCCAGGCCGCCGAAACAGATGCAGACGTAATCGTCTTTTGCGGGGTGCACTTCATGGCCGAAACCGCCTCCATTATCTGCCCGGACAAGACGGTTCTCCTGCCGCGATTGGACGCGGGGTGTCCCATGGCGGACATGATCACGGCTCCAGCCTTGAGGATACGCAAGGCAGAACTTCCCGGCGTGCCTGTGGTGACCTATGTCAATACGACCGCGACGGTCAAGGCTGTAAGCGACATCTGCTGCACTTCGGCTAACGCCATTGCTGTCATCAATTCACTCCCGGGGGACCGCGTGTTGATGACGCCGGACCGAAACCTGGGCCAGTATGCACAGCGCCACGTTAAAAAGGAAATCTTACTCTGGAACGGCTGCTGCAACATCCACGACCGGCTTGGCGCGGACCAGATTCTTCGCGCCAAAGCCCGGTGGCCCGAGGCCTTGGTGGTAGCGCACCCTGAATGTCGCCCTGAAGTCCTGGACCTGGCCGACGCTGTTCGTTCCACGTCTGGCATGATCAGCTTTTGTGGGGAAAATCACGGCCAGAAGTTCATCGTTGCCACGGAAAACGGACTGCTGTACCAGCTTCGAAGACAAAATCCGGACAAGCAGTTCTACCAGGCCTCCCGCGCCATGCTTTGTCCTGATATGAAGCTGACCAGGCTTGAGGATATCGTCGAGGCCTTGGCTACCATGAACCCCGTTATCAAGGTTCCGGAAGAGATTCGCCGCCGCGCCCTCAAGGCGGTCAACCGCATGCTGGCGGTGCCGCGCGATTAATTTTTGTTATTGTATGTCGTTAACGGCCTGATCCCTGTCCTCGAAAAACTTAAAAAACTGACTCAAATTTAAGGCCTCAAAGGCCCTTTTCAGACCGTGTTGAAATTGAGGGTCAATGAGACAACCGACCACAGCCTCAGGCCGGAAACGGTTTCTTTTCTTTAAAAACTCCCAGTTAAATAAAAGATTATCTCAAGGCATTTTTTTGTTGATTAATTTTTTAATTTCTGGTAAAGTATTACTGGTTAACATGTTAATTTAATTAATTTTTTTCGAGGCGTTTTTCGAGTGAAGGAAGTATTTGACCAGGCACTGACCCAACTGAAGAAGCAGCTTGAACCGTGGGAATTTCAGCGCTGGATAAAACCTGTAAAACTCCAATCCTCATCCGAAGACTCCTTGACCATTCAAGTCCCTAATATCTTTTTTAAAACGTGGATAAATGAAAACTATTTTTCTGATTTTAAGCGTATTCTTTTCGATTTAAGCGGTCGAGAAATAAAAATAAATTATTCTCAAAGACAAGACGCCCGAGATATACCGGGTCAGCGTGTTGAGGTTATCCCTGAACCTGAACCACGGGAATCTTTGAAATTGGAATCCGGTTTAAACAAAAAGTATACCTTTTCCAACTTTGTAGTCGGCGGTTCGAACCAGCTGGCTCATGCGGCTTCTCTGGCCATAGCCAAGGGAACCGCTTCTTATAACCCTCTCTTTATATATGGCGGCACGGGTTTGGGTAAAACCCATCTCCTTTGTGCTATTGGAAATATGCTGTTAAATCAGGATAAAAACCATCGCGTGGTCTTTTTGAGTTCTGAAAAATTCACCAATGAGTTAATCGAGGCCATGCGCATGGAGCAAATGAACCAGTTTCGACAGAAGTATCGTAATATTGATACATTACTTATTGACGATATTCACTTTATTGGAGGAAACGAAAAGTCACAGGAGGAGTTTTTCTACACATTCAACGCCCTTTATGAAACAGACAAGCAGCTTGCGTTTACCAGCGACAAGATCCCCAAACAAATACCTGATTTAGAAAAAAGGCTTCGTTCCCGTTTTGAAGGCGGGCTTTTTGCCGATATTTCACCGCCGGATCAGGAAATAAAGGTGGCAATTCTGCATAAAAAAGCAGAAGAAGCTAAAATGAAACTAAGCCGAGAAGCAGCTCTTTATATTGCTTCACACAATGAGTCTAGTATCCGCATCCTGGAAGGGCAACTCGCTCGCTTAAAAGCATACCCCACTATGACCAAAGCGCCCATTACCCTTGAACTGGCCCAGAAAATTCTAGGCCAGTTCATTGAATCCGAGAAAAAACAGATTACCTTGGATCACATCCTGCGATTAACCGCCGGCTTTTTTAATGTAAAGATCAGTGAACTCAAATCAGACAAAAAGCAC belongs to Deltaproteobacteria bacterium and includes:
- the nadA gene encoding quinolinate synthase NadA, which produces MKIKELQARVRELLKRRQAILLAHNYQRAEIQEIADLTGDSLGLSIQAAETDADVIVFCGVHFMAETASIICPDKTVLLPRLDAGCPMADMITAPALRIRKAELPGVPVVTYVNTTATVKAVSDICCTSANAIAVINSLPGDRVLMTPDRNLGQYAQRHVKKEILLWNGCCNIHDRLGADQILRAKARWPEALVVAHPECRPEVLDLADAVRSTSGMISFCGENHGQKFIVATENGLLYQLRRQNPDKQFYQASRAMLCPDMKLTRLEDIVEALATMNPVIKVPEEIRRRALKAVNRMLAVPRD
- the dnaA gene encoding chromosomal replication initiator protein DnaA, whose translation is MKEVFDQALTQLKKQLEPWEFQRWIKPVKLQSSSEDSLTIQVPNIFFKTWINENYFSDFKRILFDLSGREIKINYSQRQDARDIPGQRVEVIPEPEPRESLKLESGLNKKYTFSNFVVGGSNQLAHAASLAIAKGTASYNPLFIYGGTGLGKTHLLCAIGNMLLNQDKNHRVVFLSSEKFTNELIEAMRMEQMNQFRQKYRNIDTLLIDDIHFIGGNEKSQEEFFYTFNALYETDKQLAFTSDKIPKQIPDLEKRLRSRFEGGLFADISPPDQEIKVAILHKKAEEAKMKLSREAALYIASHNESSIRILEGQLARLKAYPTMTKAPITLELAQKILGQFIESEKKQITLDHILRLTAGFFNVKISELKSDKKHQAITIPRQAAMYLARRLTSLSTVEIGRRVGGRDHSTVIHADKKIKNRIKKDKDFGQLLYELEQAIRSSGTKI